One stretch of Lysobacterales bacterium DNA includes these proteins:
- a CDS encoding cell surface protein: protein MTTPLKQLDQALGALRDLGLIKSQPEEAPVVALIDRIAHLDPDKTVAIARTLSQASLFNEVVREQISAMSIGERYRGITEAFNSIRDDAKAMVAQVEDGKIDTMERLSNIWMKVTRGDIPSRFARIKDTYLDVAKDSKEQIQREQTILDAYRDFRGALKESQVLGFNVLKKAEESLSATRAALQTASDAVNASTGADREAHAKLEMARDVAMRALQDEDKRYQIAKDLAENLSISYNTTEVVMARLMQITDAKERVYSQAVMFFGTNETVFTALSASFTGMHGLHESTQTLDAMKEGMNKSLETLGEIGTKVLEEATRAGYGPTLRAESVAKLVDSVVSFQEKSVQIIDEMRDLSSANEREIQAAVEDGKQRLVALSRAAATLPAAR, encoded by the coding sequence ATGACCACTCCGCTCAAGCAACTCGACCAGGCACTCGGTGCGCTGCGTGATCTCGGTCTGATCAAGTCGCAGCCCGAGGAAGCGCCGGTCGTGGCCTTGATCGACCGCATCGCCCACCTCGACCCGGACAAGACCGTCGCGATTGCGCGCACCTTGTCGCAGGCGTCGCTGTTCAACGAGGTCGTGCGCGAGCAGATCTCGGCGATGTCGATCGGCGAGCGTTATCGCGGCATCACCGAAGCCTTCAACAGCATCCGCGACGACGCCAAGGCGATGGTCGCGCAAGTCGAGGATGGCAAGATCGACACCATGGAACGCCTGTCCAACATCTGGATGAAGGTCACCCGTGGCGACATCCCGAGCCGCTTCGCGCGCATCAAGGACACCTACCTCGATGTTGCCAAGGACTCGAAGGAACAGATCCAGCGCGAGCAGACCATCCTCGATGCCTATCGCGATTTCCGCGGCGCACTCAAGGAATCACAGGTGCTCGGCTTCAACGTGCTGAAGAAGGCCGAGGAGTCGCTGAGCGCGACGCGTGCGGCGCTGCAGACGGCCTCGGATGCGGTCAATGCCAGCACAGGTGCCGATCGCGAAGCGCACGCAAAGCTCGAGATGGCGCGTGATGTCGCGATGCGTGCGCTGCAGGACGAGGACAAGCGCTACCAGATCGCCAAGGACCTGGCCGAGAACCTGTCGATCTCCTACAACACCACCGAAGTGGTGATGGCGCGGCTGATGCAGATCACCGACGCCAAGGAACGCGTCTATTCGCAGGCGGTGATGTTCTTCGGCACCAACGAAACCGTGTTCACTGCGCTCTCGGCCTCGTTCACCGGCATGCACGGCCTGCACGAAAGCACGCAGACGCTGGATGCGATGAAGGAAGGCATGAACAAGAGCCTGGAGACGCTGGGCGAGATCGGCACCAAGGTGCTGGAAGAGGCGACGCGTGCCGGCTACGGCCCGACCCTGCGTGCGGAATCGGTCGCCAAGCTGGTCGATTCGGTGGTCAGCTTTCAGGAGAAGTCGGTGCAGATCATCGACGAGATGCGTGACCTCTCGAGCGCCAACGAGCGCGAGATCCAGGCCGCGGTCGAAGACGGCAAGCAGCGCCTGGTCGCACTCAGCCGCGCGGCGGCGACGCTGCCGGCAGCGCGCTGA
- a CDS encoding sulfotransferase, which produces MGAASGRDPLQQALDDFRHSRWREVVQALAPMIDGCRDLDTIRIFALSLAELGHSAEAIDLLLQAVELHPQSAVARVNLASALRRGGQYERAEQELRSAIALDPQLAAAAFNLGNLLKSQARLGEARAPLERAIALAPAHVDARVALGEVLKALGEVPAAVAQFRAAIELRPQCGAAWWGIANLKTVPLSAADGAKLDALWSGTLAQRDRETLGFARASAHATHSGAERAWQVLLEANAVAAANRPFDAAAFRDELAHATHGLAALPPTLAPTQVIFIVGLPRSGSTLVEQMLSAHPQLAAAGELPDLPNLVARRRREQGTEWREAMTTEDWAKLGSEYLHRTQRWRTAGQALIDKLPDNLLRVDVILRMLPSARVIDCRRDARDCALSCLQQYFAHGNAFSFDLEALAIYQRGYRELLDQARVWAPERVFGIAYERLVQQPSAVLQELLDFLGLPFDTACLHPERVRREVRTASAAQVVEPLDQRGIGRWRRFEREFAGWDERGVTLVALT; this is translated from the coding sequence GTGGGAGCGGCCTCCGGTCGCGATCCTCTGCAACAAGCACTCGACGATTTCCGCCACAGCCGCTGGCGTGAGGTAGTGCAGGCGCTGGCGCCGATGATCGACGGCTGTCGCGACCTCGACACCATCCGCATCTTCGCGCTTTCCCTGGCCGAGCTCGGGCACAGCGCCGAAGCGATCGATCTGTTGCTGCAGGCGGTGGAACTGCATCCGCAATCAGCGGTCGCGCGCGTCAACCTGGCTTCGGCGCTGCGTCGTGGCGGGCAATACGAACGTGCCGAACAGGAATTGCGCAGCGCCATCGCGCTCGACCCGCAGCTCGCCGCCGCCGCCTTCAATCTCGGCAATCTGCTGAAGTCACAGGCGCGGCTGGGCGAAGCGCGCGCGCCGCTGGAGCGCGCGATTGCACTCGCGCCCGCACATGTCGACGCGCGCGTGGCGCTGGGCGAAGTGCTGAAGGCGCTGGGCGAGGTGCCGGCGGCAGTGGCGCAGTTCCGTGCCGCGATCGAATTGCGGCCGCAATGCGGCGCGGCCTGGTGGGGCATCGCCAACCTGAAGACGGTGCCGTTGTCGGCGGCGGACGGGGCGAAACTCGATGCGCTGTGGTCGGGCACGCTGGCACAGCGCGATCGCGAGACGCTCGGATTCGCCCGCGCCAGCGCGCACGCCACGCACTCGGGTGCGGAGCGTGCCTGGCAGGTCCTGCTCGAGGCGAATGCGGTGGCGGCGGCGAACCGACCGTTCGATGCCGCCGCCTTCCGCGACGAGTTGGCGCACGCGACACATGGCCTGGCCGCGCTGCCGCCGACATTGGCGCCGACCCAGGTCATCTTCATCGTCGGCCTGCCGCGCAGTGGCTCGACCCTGGTCGAACAGATGCTGTCCGCGCATCCGCAACTGGCCGCCGCTGGGGAACTGCCCGATCTTCCGAATCTGGTCGCGCGGCGCCGACGCGAGCAGGGGACGGAATGGCGGGAAGCGATGACGACCGAAGACTGGGCGAAGCTCGGCAGCGAATACCTGCATCGCACGCAGCGTTGGCGGACGGCGGGGCAGGCACTGATCGACAAGCTGCCGGACAACCTCCTGCGCGTTGACGTGATCCTGCGCATGCTGCCGAGTGCGCGCGTGATCGACTGTCGACGCGATGCGCGCGACTGCGCCCTGAGTTGCCTGCAGCAGTATTTCGCACACGGCAATGCCTTCAGCTTCGACCTCGAAGCGCTCGCGATCTACCAGCGCGGCTACCGCGAACTACTGGACCAGGCGCGGGTGTGGGCACCGGAGCGTGTCTTCGGCATTGCCTACGAGCGACTGGTGCAGCAACCGTCCGCGGTCCTGCAGGAGCTGCTGGATTTCCTCGGGCTGCCGTTCGACACAGCGTGCCTGCATCCGGAGCGGGTGCGGCGCGAAGTGCGCACCGCCAGCGCCGCCCAGGTGGTCGAGCCGCTGGACCAGCGCGGCATCGGCCGCTGGCGTCGATTCGAGCGGGAGTTTGCGGGCTGGGACGAGCGTGGCGTTACGCTAGTTGCTTTGACCTGA
- a CDS encoding fructose-bisphosphate aldolase class I, translating into MSIDQLEETAQAMVAAGKGIIAIDESNTTIKKRFDGVGIDCTEENRRAYREMLLTAPNLADHISGAILYDETIRQSTRDGVPFTKIMLDRGILPGIKVDKGPQPLAGFPGEVVTEGLDGLRDRLNEYARLGAKFAKWRAVISIGDDMPSATGIDANAHALARYAALCQEAGIVPMVEPEVLMDGNHDIDTCYDVTEAALRALFGALYEHNVMLEGVILKASMVISGKDCAERASAEEVAELTVRCLKSAVPSAIPGIVFLSGGQSDLDATAHLNLMNQIGPHPWPLSFSYGRAMQSAALKLWSQDLVGNFAKAQTIVASRARENGMAALGRWTPDMAA; encoded by the coding sequence ATGAGCATCGATCAACTGGAAGAAACCGCGCAGGCCATGGTGGCCGCCGGTAAGGGCATCATCGCCATCGACGAGTCGAACACCACGATCAAGAAGCGCTTCGACGGCGTCGGCATTGACTGCACGGAAGAAAACCGCCGCGCCTATCGCGAGATGCTGCTGACCGCGCCGAACCTGGCCGACCACATCTCCGGCGCAATCCTGTACGACGAAACCATCCGCCAGAGCACGCGTGACGGCGTGCCTTTCACCAAGATCATGCTCGACCGCGGCATCCTGCCCGGCATCAAGGTCGACAAGGGGCCGCAGCCGCTGGCCGGCTTCCCCGGCGAAGTGGTTACCGAAGGTCTCGACGGCCTGCGCGATCGGTTGAATGAGTACGCCCGTCTCGGCGCCAAGTTTGCGAAATGGCGTGCCGTCATCAGCATCGGTGACGACATGCCGAGTGCGACCGGCATCGACGCCAACGCGCATGCACTCGCACGCTACGCGGCGCTGTGCCAGGAAGCCGGCATCGTGCCGATGGTCGAGCCCGAGGTGCTGATGGACGGCAACCACGACATCGACACCTGCTACGACGTCACCGAGGCCGCGCTGCGCGCCCTGTTCGGCGCGTTGTATGAGCACAACGTGATGCTGGAAGGCGTGATTTTGAAGGCGAGCATGGTCATCAGCGGCAAGGATTGCGCGGAGAGGGCCAGTGCCGAGGAAGTGGCCGAGCTGACCGTGCGCTGCCTGAAGTCGGCCGTGCCCTCCGCGATTCCGGGCATCGTGTTCCTGTCCGGTGGCCAGTCCGATCTGGACGCGACCGCACACCTGAACCTGATGAACCAGATCGGTCCGCATCCTTGGCCGTTGTCGTTCTCCTACGGTCGCGCGATGCAGTCGGCGGCGCTCAAGCTGTGGTCGCAGGACCTGGTCGGCAACTTCGCCAAGGCCCAGACCATCGTCGCCAGCCGCGCCCGTGAAAACGGCATGGCCGCGCTCGGGCGTTGGACGCCGGATATGGCTGCGTAA